In Dromiciops gliroides isolate mDroGli1 chromosome 5, mDroGli1.pri, whole genome shotgun sequence, the following are encoded in one genomic region:
- the JCAD gene encoding junctional protein associated with coronary artery disease isoform X3, whose amino-acid sequence MAEPRGTNRNVREGQLEVGSRMESTMRRAVLEDSWKVSGDPKWQSAHFESWKQPRRLGRQMSDGDGEKLLQDLYSFTKGDNAFNSQNKGKSQSLPRVLSPDTLRCVEMPILINDYHFPGDANMLFYPTNSTSNLEYLRNSERGDPYIPLQKPKYGRPLKPPSYELHRQTRGGVETSRYHDNYPKDCISFLPKTNELKQDPYNPDPNLEPPVYVPPPSYRSPPHQNTNPHFLNEVPHFQYGGHTQQQQQQQQLMDKPVADHYSSSGSYKSGNQYGASVCLPHGLPGHTQHMDACDSSVQYIPFSDPRIRHIKIAHHQDLSQETKFLEKLHTTGPSAFQGPVRVQAQDDGAFFHPESQVPSTQSESDPAIYGPSLGWLPVAPPPDREICALPDQRDHCVLSEPQPDKENSRQQCAQGRVPSQSPQWESTCETITKLKTFQTGIRTKRSSKKKVNETVFCLVSVPVKSEPHLPATDRNNNDLKQSADKKNGNDKSGALQEQSLLSMSSTDLELQALIGSMASQTELQKQGPGGPKQYKQTNDLRFSHPMKHRELKYSGSWPGDQYRDQQTQTTITQESQTSQLLSAEKMEGQHGVLPIPKVSDLTLKFSEPSASKTPKPTASPPSDWKLKSDTCNLKGQVYFSPSNNSAFSRTASSTLQGPSSKAGQSQPYGPFTDVNERDTKPVFKGQVVKGESSAPCNSKELFGQFLLKPVSRRPWDVISQLESFNKELQEQEESSSSSSSSSSSSSSSINKEDTESEQQMQADADSGAADDTDAGLWDYKSDGSSQEMRVGLQSRTAPEVPVFKSGRVKSMEPTSDFIYGYLKPQVPLQRRDSKGESVEATDESALPQPRNQEMENRMNKVAISPDPVKRIMSSGLMKTIANPLIYPADIREPQENRQYSNVLNSAQPSQIICPRSDATEERESGAHISLVNKSPGLPEPEVKFVEIETGPEHDVNKLDGILEKSGTIEIPPNEPLQMRAARILGIEVAMESLIPGNKERGPNLPPSPAESVAMADLSATETSCNSVQSKDPDSTSLKSAFASRRKCGWMESPLFVGERDTHLKTHVIAQDSELSPDVDGDDTTNASVPEPEPKSPSKLHGQKDLRPNQSYKSTLFHYLERSSIGMGSEKKFRSTSKVIETIQEKLVSPPSKPAVDRLMRMKEVDSISRIRRLSSKSTDSGEDTEEEKIPRRLEGQSRGFGSLNGGDPGHKVEDAGAVSKHITSLGENGHQTIYSVKKNAEQDFFCLDEGFETQRGDQGPTASQRQGSIKVHV is encoded by the exons ATGGCAGAGCCCCGTGGTACCAACCGAAATGTGAGAGAGGGTCAGCTGGAAGTAGGATCGAGGATGGAAAGCACGATGAGGAGAGCGGTTTTAGAAGACAGCTGGAAAGTATCAGGAGATCCCAAGTGGCAGAGCGCACATTTTGAAAGCTGGAAGCAGCCACGGAGACTAGGGAGACAGATGTCTGATGGAGATGGGGAGAAGCTGCTTCAAGATCTGTACTCATTTACTAAAGGAGACAATGCATTTAATTCCCAAAACAAGGGAAAGTCCCAGTCTTTGCCTAGAGTTCTTTCTCCTGACACCCTAAGATGTGTAGAAATGCCCATTCTGATAAATGATTACCATTTCCCAGGGGATGCTAACATGCTATTTTATCCTACAAATAGTACATCAAACTTGGAGTACCTAAGAAACTCCGAAAGGGGTGACCCCTATATTCCTTTACAAAAGCCCAAGTATGGGAGACCCCTAAAACCTCCCTCTTATGAGCTCCATCGACAGACTCGAGGTGGGGTAGAAACCAGCAGGTATCACGATAACTACCCAAAAGACTGTATTTCTTTTCTGCCCAAAACTAATGAGCTCAAGCAGGACCCTTATAACCCAGACCCAAATTTGGAGCCTCCCGTGTATGTCCCACCACCATCTTATAGGTCGCCACCCCACCAGAACACAAATCCACATTTCCTAAATGAAGTGCCTCATTTCCAGTATGGTGGTCacacacagcagcagcagcagcagcagcaactgatGGACAAGCCTGTTGCTGACCATTACTCTTCATCTGGCTCCTACAAATCTGGGAATCAATATGGTGCAAGTGTGTGTCTTCCCCATGGGCTTCCCGGACACACCCAGCACATGGATGCTTGTGACAGCTCGGTTCAGTATATTCCCTTCAGTGACCCACGAATCCGACACATCAAAATAGCCCATCATCAGGACCTCAGCCAGGAaaccaaattccttgaaaaattacATACCACAGGTCCCTCTGCTTTCCAAGGACCAGTTCGGGTTCAAGCACAAGATGATGGTGCCTTTTTTCATCCTGAAAGCCAAGTCCCCTCAACTCAAAGTGAGAGTGACCCTGCCATTTATGGACCTAGCCTTGGGTGGCTCCCAGTAGCACCACCCCCAGACAGAGAAATCTGTGCCTTGCCTGACCAAAGAGACCATTGTGTTTTAAGTGAGCCACAGCCTGATAAGGAAAACAGCCGTCAGCAGTGTGCTCAAGGGAGGGTTCCTTCCCAAAGCCCACAGTGGGAGAGTACCTGTGAAACCATAACTAAGCTCAAAACATTTCAAACTGGGATTCGGACCAAGAGAAGTTCAAAGAAGAAAGTGAACGAAACCGTATTTTGCTTGGTTTCTGTCCCAGTTAAATCAGAGCCACATCTGCCAGCTACAGATAGGAATAACAATGATTTAAAACAGAGTGCTGATAAAAAGAATGGCAATGATAAAAGTGGAGCTTTGCAAGAACAAAGTCTCTTAAGCATGTCTTCCACTGACCTGGAGTTACAAGCACTTATAGGGAGCATGGCCAGTCAAACTGAGTTACAAAAACAAGGACCAGGAGGGCCAAAGCagtacaaacaaacaaatgacctCAGATTCAGTCACCCCATGAAACACAGGGAACTCAAATACTCTGGCTCTTGGCCAGGTGACCAGTACAGAGACCAGCAAACACAGACCACCATCACCCAAGAATCTCAAACCTCTCAGCTTCTTTCTGCTGAAAAGATGGAGGGCCAACACGGTGTGCTGCCCATTCCAAAAGTATCCGACCTTACTCTGAAATTCTCAGAACCCTCTGCTTCCAAAACCCCGAAGCCAACAGCATCACCTCCCAGTGACTGGAAGCTGAAGTCAGATACCTGTAATCTGAAAGGTCAGGTGTACTTTAGTCCATCCAACAATAGCGCTTTCTCGAGGACTGCTTCATCTACCCTCCAGGGGCCTTCATCAAAAGCAGGCCAGAGCCAGCCTTATGGGCCCTTCACTGATGTAAATGAGAGGGACACTAAGCCAGTATTTAAAGGTCAAGTAGTGAAGGGTGAATCAAGTGCCCCATGCAACAGTAAAGAGCTCTTTGGTCAGTTTCTCTTAAAACCAGTTAGCCGTCGTCCCTGGGATGTCATAAGTCAGTTAGAAAGTTTTAACAAGGAGCTTCAAGAACAGGAAgaaagtagcagcagcagcagcagcagcagcagcagtagtagtagtagtatcaatAAAGAGGATACAGAAAGTGAGCAACAGATGCAAGCTGATGCTGATTCTGGAGCTGCTGATGATACTGATGCTGGGCTATGGGACTATAAGTCTGATGGATCCAGCCAGGAAATGCGAGTTGGGCTACAGTCAAGGACGGCACCCGAAGTTCCCGTATTTAAATCAGGAAGAGTTAAGAGCATGGAGCCAACATCTGATTTCATCTACGGCTATCTCAAACCACAAGTACCCTTGCAGAGAAGAGATAGCAAAGGTGAATCTGTTGAGGCCACCGATGAAAGTGCGCTTCCACAACCAAGAAACCAAGAAATGGAGAATAGAATGAACAAGGTAGCCATCAGCCCAGACCCGGTGAAAAGAATAATGTCGAGTGGTTTGATGAAGACGATTGCAAACCCCTTGATCTACCCAGCTGACATAAGAGAGCCCCAAGAAAATAGGCAATATAGCAATGTGTTAAATTCTGCACAACCGAGCCAAATAATCTGTCCCAGGAGTGATGCAACCGAAGAGAGGGAGTCAGGAGCACACATTTCTTTAGTGAACAAAAGCCCAGGTCTGCCTGAACCAGAGGTCAAGTTTGTGGAGATTGAGACAGGTCCGGAGCATGATGTCAACAAGCTAGAtggcattttagaaaaatcaggTACAATAGAAATCCCTCCTAATGAACCCCTTCAAATGAGGGCTGCCCGGATTCTAGGCATAGAGGTAGCCATGGAGTCCCTCATCCCTGGTAACAAGGAAAGGGGGCCAAACCTTCCTCCCAGTCCTGCTGAAAGTGTTGCCATGGCTGATTTGTCTGCAACAGAAACATCATGCAATTCAGTGCAATCAAAGGACCCTGACTCCACGTCATTAAAAAGTGCTTTTGCTAGCAGGAGGAAGTGTGGCTGGATGGAAAGCCCTCTCTTTGTAGGGGAGAGAGACACTCATTTGAAGACACACGTAATTGCCCAAGATTCGGAACTCAGCCCAGATGTGGATGGAGATGACACCACTAATGCTTCAGTCCCTGAACCTGAGCCCAAATCACCTTCCAAGCTCCATGGACAAAAGGACCTCAGGCCAAACCAGTCCTACAAGTCAACTTTGTTTCATTATCTGGAAAGGAGCTCTATAGGGATGGGCTcagaaaagaaattcagaagcACATCCAAGGTGATTGAAACCATACAAGAGAAATTAGTCAGCCCCCCAAGCAAACCAGCTGTGGACCGGCTAATGCGAATGAAGGAAGTGGATTCCATCTCTCGAATTAGACGTCTCAGTTCCAAGAGCACCGATTCTGGGGAGGacacagaggaagagaaaattccGAGAAGACTGGAAGGACAGTCAAGGGGCTTTGGCTCTTTGAATGGCGGTGACCCAGGACACAAAGTAGAGGATGCTGGAGCTGTGTCTAAGCACATCACATCCCTAGGAGAAAATGGGCATCAGACAATATATAGTGTAAAAAAGAATGCAGAGCAAGATTTTTTTTGCCTAG atgaaggattCGAGACCCAGAGGGGTgaccaaggtcccacagctagtcagCGTCAGGGCAGCATTAAAGTGCACGTCTGA